From the genome of Cyanobacteriota bacterium:
ACGATTCAGTGCACAGGCCGAGCAAAACTGTCCACAACAGATGAACGGCATGGGCGATACACAACCTAGACTAGGGTGTGAAGTTGTGAATGATCGGTTAACCTATGAAGTCTTAGATCGTTTGATACGGTCAATTTCCTCTTGCAAGGAGGCAATTTGACGGCGTAACTCATCTACATCTTGAGATGGGGATGTCGAATCATTAGTTTCACTAGAGGACACATCTACTGAGCCTTCCTCACTAGCATGAGTATAGTTTCCCATCCGAATTTGACGATAGCTGTCAGACGTTGACCACTCCTGTAAGTAGTGTACTCGTTCAACCGTGAATGGATGGGTCAGGAACACACCATCAGAGAAGTTATTGTATAGCAAGAACTTGTATACCTGGTTAAGGGCATCTTGATCTAGCCCTTGATAGCGTTCTGACTGGCGAATAAACTCATCTATGCTAATTTCATGGGCATATTTGCGGCTGCCGCCTGCCATTTTCATCATGCTGTGGAGCACGGGGTTGAGTTCATCCATCACTAACAGTGCAGCTCGATCAGCGGAGAGTTCTGCTTTGCGTAACCACTCAAAAAACGCCAAGATTAAGCCTGTACTCACGAGGGTTGTTAGCCCAAAGGTCATGCCTGCTAAACCAGAGACAACTACGATCGCCCAGCGAGCCATTTGGTTAAGGGTAGTGTGCCCACACTTGATGTGACCAAGTTCGTGGGCAATCACCGATCGCAGCTCCGCTTCAGTTAACAAATCCAGCAAGGCTGTATTGAGCACAATAGACGGATGCTCTTCCCCCAAAGCGTAGGCATTAACAGTTGACGACTGGGAAACAAACAACGTCGGTTCTGGTTGAATGTCTAAGTCTCGAACGCATTCTCGAAACAGGTGATAGAGGTTGGCATACTGACGTGGCCCGACTTGAATACTGTTACCCATGAGGTAGATGGATTGTGGACGTTCGTAAACAAACTCTACAAATTTACGGGCAAGCAAGTTGAAACCAGGGACACTCCGTAAAGCCTGCTCTGCTTGGCTGTCCAACGGGTGCCTGAACGCTTCGCTAGAAATTCCGGTATAGGTAGGCATAGTTAGAAATCTCCATACTCCTTGATGTTAATCAGCAATGCTGTACTATAGTCATGCATTGAGCGGTTATGCTTAATTATCGTCTGTGCTTGCGGTCACGAATGCAAAACACCCTTCAGTCTCCACATCAACGATTCCAGACATGTTCTGAGCATCACCTCCTAGTTGGTCGCCAAGCAGCTACGTGGACTAGGGTAGGGTTTACTTGCCTGCTAACAGTCAACCTGCTGTCAGCTTACAGCATTGCCTCTAGCCTTACTGGATATAGCGCTGCTGCATATGTTGACGCTGATGGTTATACTGGCCAAGTTGCGGTGACCTCATCGTCACTAACCATGGCTCAAGCTAGCAGCATTACACGGCGAACTCTACGGGTGGGTAATCAAGGTGAAGATGTTCGAGAACTCCAAGCAGCGTTGAAACTGCTGGGGTACTTCACGGGTGCGATCGACGGCATCTTTGGCGCTCAAACGGAAGCAGCCGTGCGGCGATTTCAATCTGCGGCTGGCACCGACTCAGATGGCATTGTAGGCGCTGCAACATGGTCAAAGCTGTTCCCAGCGGCCACAATGTTCAGTAGCAGCCCGTCTCCTCCACCACCAGCATCTAATCCAGAGTTTCCGACATTACGGCGGGGGTCACGGGGAGAGGCTGTTGAACGCTTGCAGCAACGGCTACGGGCACGGGGGTTTTTGCAAAGTTTCCCTGATGGGGTGTTTGGCCCTAATACTGAAGCTGCTGTCAAAGCGGCACAACGTCGTTACGGCCTAGAACCTGATGGCATTGTTGGCCCAGCCACATGGGATGCCCTATCTCGGTAAAGACTGCCCAACTAGCCTGCTTTTTAGGCTACCCTAATGGCTTCACTACAACCCTAGTTGCTAATACCAATACGCCCCCACAGTGCCCGCATTGGACACCGGGATGTGCGCTTGGGAGCAGACTCCTGGTTCAAGATGGGCAGTAAGCTAGTTGGCCCCAAGTCACTCAACTGGTAGCCATTGGGATAACTGTGGTAAGGAGGATTGGTTAACGACGCATCCCGATCGCGAGGGGGCAACCAATGCATCAGGAAACTTCTGGCCTTTAACCCACCAGTAACCAACCA
Proteins encoded in this window:
- a CDS encoding peptidoglycan-binding protein, translating into MQNTLQSPHQRFQTCSEHHLLVGRQAATWTRVGFTCLLTVNLLSAYSIASSLTGYSAAAYVDADGYTGQVAVTSSSLTMAQASSITRRTLRVGNQGEDVRELQAALKLLGYFTGAIDGIFGAQTEAAVRRFQSAAGTDSDGIVGAATWSKLFPAATMFSSSPSPPPPASNPEFPTLRRGSRGEAVERLQQRLRARGFLQSFPDGVFGPNTEAAVKAAQRRYGLEPDGIVGPATWDALSR
- a CDS encoding M48 family metallopeptidase, which gives rise to MPTYTGISSEAFRHPLDSQAEQALRSVPGFNLLARKFVEFVYERPQSIYLMGNSIQVGPRQYANLYHLFRECVRDLDIQPEPTLFVSQSSTVNAYALGEEHPSIVLNTALLDLLTEAELRSVIAHELGHIKCGHTTLNQMARWAIVVVSGLAGMTFGLTTLVSTGLILAFFEWLRKAELSADRAALLVMDELNPVLHSMMKMAGGSRKYAHEISIDEFIRQSERYQGLDQDALNQVYKFLLYNNFSDGVFLTHPFTVERVHYLQEWSTSDSYRQIRMGNYTHASEEGSVDVSSSETNDSTSPSQDVDELRRQIASLQEEIDRIKRSKTS